DNA from Brassica napus cultivar Da-Ae chromosome C4, Da-Ae, whole genome shotgun sequence:
CAATAGCCACAATGAGTTTCACCGGGGGGACGGGGAGGGTTACTTCTGGCTTTTGTGGGTACGAGCATAGTATTTATTTTGAATCCGTTGACTTGACTTCCATCAAGATTCATGGCACtagcttctccttcttcttcggaAAAATAGATACTAGTCATCTTGTCGAGGAGATCAACGTCAACATGTATTATAACTCCACAAGAAGAGAAATGTGCAGTCAAAGCCTCCTCAACTTCATCTTTAAGAAGGGAGGGGTCATACCCCACAACGCAAATGCCAAACCTACTGCAGTAATTTGTTGCATGTTATCAACATGCACAACATTTTTACAGGatgcaaaagaaaacaaaaaagagtATCAACTTACAATCTTTCGTCATTTAGTAGCTGATTCATAACAAAATCTGTATAGTCTGATTCCGCCTGGTattcctcatcttcttcctcgggTGCAAACTTAACAAGGGCATTCCAACCTCCCATGTCACTTCCATTAAGTTGCAGCGCTTTCTCTTTTGCGCCATCTCCAAAAATAGTAACAAAAGCACGACTGCAACAAAGAacaattaattttcaattagCACACAacacaaatattatattattatgtcaCAAATATTAAGAGACACAAACCTGTCCAAAAGAGGCTCTGTGGGGAAATCAACTCTACTAACATAGCCACATGATTTGAAGTGATTAACCAACTGAATCCTGATTTCATTCTCAGTGTCCTTACTAAATTCGTATCCTTCAATAGATATCCTAACCCTAATTCGCAGGAgatgcaaagaaaaaaaaatatcaacacATACAAATATCTtctcacaaaataaataaataaataaagcatCAATCAATTACCTCGAACTGATGGCTTCATCCTTAGCAGCAGCCTCACTATCGAACGGTGCCTAAAATACAACATACAATTTTTCGTAATTTCCGATTAACAAAAGAGATCTGAGTAAGAAGAATTCATAATGAGAAGAAGATTACCTTGGGGGCGGATCGCTTGCAAGAAGAGTACGTGTCCATCGACATGTTGTTAC
Protein-coding regions in this window:
- the LOC111205467 gene encoding nucleolin 1-like; amino-acid sequence: MSMDTYSSCKRSAPKAPFDSEAAAKDEAISSRVRISIEGYEFSKDTENEIRIQLVNHFKSCGYVSRVDFPTEPLLDSRAFVTIFGDGAKEKALQLNGSDMGGWNALVKFAPEEEDEEYQAESDYTDFVMNQLLNDERFRFGICVVGYDPSLLKDEVEEALTAHFSSCGVIIHVDVDLLDKMTSIYFSEEEGEASAMNLDGSQVNGFKINTMLVPTKARSNPPRPPGETHCGYCPPAQMLEFADETKEKIDFYMTEWRLNAMTKKLSALKKQKARALKKQKARALKKQKAWALMTQKARAKEGEGSQSF